The genomic segment TATTCACTTCCTTGTATTTTAATTCTTCTTTTAAAATTATTCTATCATATTCTAATACTTAAATAATTCTTTGCAAAAAAATAAGCTTGTAAAAGCCTATTTTTTTATTATAATCACTATACTTAGATTTATTATTTAGTTCCTTATATAAGTTCCCAAAAAGATAATTCATTTTATATAAATTTGTTTGGTTATATAAAATTAAAGTTTAAGATAAACTTTAATGAATCAAAGTGTTTAGACTATATATAACACATATACAGCCTAGTGTATTATTAAAAATACAAAATACTTTATGATTATAACATTTTATAAAAATCTAACATTGATTCCTTTACCAAGAAGTTGGACGTGCTATTGACTTTGGTAAGATTGTATTAGAATCTCCTTTCGCTGAATTAATCTGAGATTGCGTAATGAATAAGCTATCTTTAAGATTAGCACCTCTAATATCTGCATCACGTAAGTCAGCTCCAATAAGATCCGCATAACTCAAATCATTTCCTTTAAGATCTGCTGCTATGAGAAATGCCCCTCTTAGGTCCGCGCCTTTAAGATTAATCTTTTTAAGATCTGCACCAATGCAATCTAGTCTGCCAGCAATTGTTTTTTTACGTTTTAAGTTAGTTTTACTGTTACCAAGCGCTTTGGCCCTAACAAATTCACTTGTTTGCCTGAGTAGAGCATTAACATTATCTCTATGGACCTCTATATCTAAAGTCATAAGGAGGTCGGGTGCAGATTTAGTAATATCTTCTGTTTCGGTTATTAGATTATTTATTTTATTTTTTATCTTTTCATTAGTTTGAATTGATAAAGCTTGTTTTAGATACCACAACATTTCATGAAGCTGTCTCATAATCAAAAAAACTTCATACATTTTATCGGATAATTCAGGATTTTCTTTCCAATTATGTCCAGCATATGTGATTTGAGCAACCTTTTGTCCTGCACCAAAACAGTCGTAAGTTGTACAACCTTTAAGTCCTTTTTTTCTCAAATCCTTATGAATAGAGCAACTAAAATCTGATTGCAAATTTAAGCAAGGCTTTCCAGCGTTTTTATTGTTTGGAAATCCGTCTGAAGCCGAAAAATATAATGCAACACAGCAAAAACCAAAGCATTTTGGGCAATTAATTTTTAGATCTTCAAATAATTCCTCATCAAATGTATTTTCGTTTATATATGTCAAAGTAACTCACCCCGTAATATTATATATAATACAGTCATAACTTATAGCAAGTAATTTTTTACTAAAATATTGTATTATGTATTTAAAAACTCATGTTCCAACTGCATTTAGAATTATTTTAACATAATTGGAACTATTAAACTACTTTAATAGGATTAGAAAGTTTTTATTTTAAAGAAGATAAAACATAACAATACCCTTTATGATGAAGTACTGTTATGTTTTTATTCAAAAGTATTGATACTACAACTATTATGTGATAATTGTATTAATTGTTTAATTTTTTAGCTTCAGCAACTAACCTATATAGAGTGTTCATGGCTTCCATAGGATTTAAACTTAATATATCCACTTCGCTAACTTCTTTTAGAAATGCCTCTTTTTCTATAAAAGTAAAATCTAATTGCATATTGTTAGAAGAATCCTTATTCTTATGTTTTTTAGATGAATTTTCAGTCTTTTCATCAATTCTATGATCATTTTTATTACTTTCTGCTTTATTAAAAGAATCTTTTGCTTCAACTTTTTCTATATATTGACTCTTACTTTCACAGGCTTTTTCAGTAATAGTAACTACACTATTGTCTCTATTTATATCTAGAGCAACCTCATTTTCTATGATTTCAGTGTTTGTTACTTTGTGTATATCAAAATTATTTTCGCCTTCAAGGCCTAAAAGAATTTCTTTTGCTCTATTAATAACATCATCAGGAAGACCAGCAAGTTTTGCAACTTCTATACCATAAGACTCATCAGCACCACCTTCAACTATCTTTCTTAAGAAGATTACGCTATCTTTCATTTTCTTAACAGCTACAGAGTAATTCTTAACACCAGGCAAAACTCCTTCAAGTTTTACTAATTCATGATAGTGTGTTGCAAATAAAGTTTTACATCTTAAATTTTCATTACCAGTTATGTATTCAATGACAGACCAAGCTATCGAAAGTCCATCATAAGTTGATGTTCCACGTCCTACCTCATCTAATAATACTAGACTTTTAGACGTTGCATTCTTAAGGATATTTGATACTTCCCACATTTCAACCATAAATGTGGATTTACCACCAGCTAAATCATCAGAAGCTCCAATTCTAGTGAATATCTTATCACAAATTGAAATATTAGCACTAGCTGCTGGTACGAAAGATCCTATTTGAGCCATTAATGTAATAAGGGCAACCTGTCTCATGTATGTTGATTTACCTGCCATGTTAGGTCCAGTTATTAATAGCAATTCCTTATCACTTTGATTCAAGGTAGTATTATTGGAAACAAATTCACCTCTTCCAATTACCTTTTCAACAACTGGGTGCCTGCCATCTACTATTTCGATAATTCCATCTTCGTTGATTTTAGGTTTTACATAATCATTTTCAAGAGCGATTAATGCCAAGGTGGAAATACCATCTAGATTAGAAATTATTCTAGCACTTTTTTTTAGTCTTGCAATTTCCTTCTCAATGGAATCTCTTATATCAGTGAATAAAGAATATTCTAAGTTTATAAGCTTCTCTTCTGCACCTAGAATTTTATCTTCCATAATTTTAAGTTCTTCGGTTATATATCTCTCAGCATTTGCAAGAGTTTGTTTTCTTACATATCTACCTTCTGGAATAGAATTATAATTTGATTTTGAAATTTCTATGTAATATCCAAATACTTTGTTATAACCTACCTTTAAAGATTTGATTCCGGTAAATTCTCGTTCACGATTTTCCAGAGCTGCAATCCATTCTTTACCATGAAGCTTTGACTGTCTTAATTCATCAACTTCTGAATTATAACCATCTTTAATTATATTTCCTTCCTTTATACTTAAAGAGGGCTCTTCTTTAATGGAAAATTCAAGTAATTCTCTTATGTCTGATAGTTCATCTAAATTTTCATAATATTCTTTTAGCAGTTCTGAATTAGCAGTTCCTAAAAGTTCTTTTATAGATGGTAATTTGTCTAATGAAGCTTTAAGAGATAACATATCTTTTGCATTCACATTTTTATTTGAAATTTTACCGACAATTCTTTCTATATCATAAATATCTTTTAAAGAACTTCTTAAATCCTCATTAAAACTAATTGAACTAAATGCTTCGCTAACACCACTTAGTCTTTTTTCTATTTCAGATTTAATAATTAACGGTTCTTCAATCCATTTTCTAATTGTTCTACCACCCATAGATGTAGCACTTTTATCAAGAACCCATAAAAGAGACCCTTTTTTGCTTTTTTCTCGTATACTTTCAGTAAGTTCTAAATTTCTTCTTGAATTTCCGTCAATTGTCATGTAATTAATTATTTCATATTGTTCTAGCAAATTTATATTAGTTAAACTCATTTTTTGAGTTTCATATATGTATTTAAGTAGTACTCTGCTTGCAATTTCTCTTTCATTTACTAATCCAGAAACCTCTAAATCGGAAAATTGATCTATAATTTCTTCTTTTGATACAATAAATTCATTAAAGTCTTTCTCTGTAATAAGTGCAGTAGTTATACCCTTTATATCATCTATTAAAGATTGGCTAATGTTTTTATCTACTAAAATTTCTTTAGGTGCAACCTTTGAAATCTCGTCTAATAAGGTTATCTTTATATTATCAAAGGAAGTTGTTTTAAATTCGCCAGTACTTATATCCGAAACTGCTAAACCTATTTTTTCATTGCTTTCATATATAGTCATTAAATATGTATTATCATTTTCTAGAGAACTATTAGCATCTATGAATGTTCCTGGTGTAATTATTTTTACAACACCTCTTTTTACAATTCCTTTTGCTTCCTTTGGATCCTCAAGCTGTTCACATATTGCTACCTTATACCCCTTATTAACAAGCCTTGGTATATATGCTGCTGCTGCATGATGTGGTATTCCACACATAGGAGCTCTTTCCTCAAGACCACAATTTTTTCCTGTAAGAACTAATTCAAGCTCTCGAGATACAGTTATTGCATCATCAAAGAACATTTCGTAAAAATCACCTAATCTATAAAATAGAATACAATCACTGTATTCCTCCTTTGTTTTCATATATTCAACCATCATTGGCGTTAAAGCCATAATTAATTTCCTCCTTTTTATGTAGCTAGGTTACACTGTTTCTCGACCTAGATTTATATATATTTAATTTAAGGTAATATTTATATAAATTTCATTATACATCTAAAAATCCCTAGAACAATTATAACAATTATCTTAGAGATTTTCATTAATATTTTATTTAACTGAAAATAGATATAAATATTTATCTTAAAAGGATTTTTCTAATTTTAGTTTTTCTTAAAATTGTAATTATTAAGGCAGACAATAATAAAGAACAGATAAACCTAAGAATTGTATTTGCAAAAAGTACTGGTATAAACATTGCAAGCCATATCATAACTATTTGATGAGAACAATATATTCCTAAGCTATATTCCCTGCAGGCTTTAGAAACCTTAGTAGAAATATTTTTTGTGGAATTAATTGCCCAAATTAAGATTAAAGGGGCTGCAATTATTGCTGATAGATACATATTAGCGTCCTTAGCAATTCCAGTTTTATTTAACACAAAGGTTTCAATTAAAAGTAATATAATTGAAAGTATACTTAGTAATCCTGACTTTTGTATCTTTTCATTTAATTTATATTTGCTAACGATTGCACCTAAAGATACAAAAAGAATTGATTCGGTAATGCCTATTTGTGGAAGCATAAATATTGAAGTATATCCGTTGATTAATGGATTTATCATAGTTTTTTCAAACAACCCATAATAGGTATCTCCAGTTGTCCCAAATAGATATAATACAAATCCAATTATAAACAAGAAAAACAGCTTGTCTCTTTTTAATAATGGGGAAATTATAAAGATAGTAATAATTAGCGAAGATATATACCAAAGGCTTCCTGTAACCCCTGCAAATAATAATCTCTCAATAATTAAAATAGGTGGAGCACTTAAACTGCTTAAGACAAGTGGAAATAAAGCTATAATCTCTATAAGCACCCATAAAAAATAGATACGTAATAAATGCTTAATAGTTGATTTGGGTTCTTTTTCGGAACCAATTCTATTATATAAAAAATAACCCGAAACCATAAAGAAAAATGGCACAGCGAGTCTAGCAATACCCATACTAGTAGCAATCCATAAGTCATCATTTACGGACTTAAAAGCCATTGTATGAATTGATACAACTGCAATTGCAAAAACTAAGCGTAATACATCAACCATTCCATAATGAATATCATTTTTTGTTTCCATATCACAACACTCTCCCTTAACATATTAATATTTTAGAGCAGACACTTAGAATTTCAAATGCCTACTCATTAAAATCATTATTCCTAAACTTAGTTAGTAACTACCTTTAAATCATCAATTAGTCTATTAATTAATTCTGGAGATAAATATCTCTTACCACGATATTTATTTATATAAAAGAATAATTCACTTTCTGTATTGATTATTTCTCTAATTTGATTATTTCTACTTTTCTTTATTACAACTTTTTGATTGTTTCGTAAAGCATTTAATGCTTTTTCAAATACATCTTTTATATACTGATATTTTTCTTCAAATTCTTTTTGAGACTTTTCTTTCAAAGCTCCACTTTGGTAGCTTGTTGGCCCGAAACTAAGACCATAGCTTAAATAGAATCTTAATAAATACCTAGTTTCAAAATCATCATAAATTACATATGCATCTTCTTTATTACTCATTTTTTTACCTCCTACTTACTTATATAAATATGATAGTACAAGTAATAAGCCTTAGTTACATAAAACCTCTGAATTATACACTTTTAAAGCTCAAACGTCACTTAAGCTAAATTAGAGAAAAGTATATATCCTAATACCGTGACAACAAAAAATTATATTAATATAAAAAATACACCAAGTTAAATCCAAGAAATCTGAATTCAACGTGGTGCATTTTCTCTATATAGTGATTGCTATAAGATTTTGTCATTTGATTTTATATCAACTCAACAAATCTCCAATAATTAAAAGTTGCTAATAATTTTTTCAAACTTTATGTGTCTATCTTACTAAATTTATTACTGTTGCCTTAGGTCTAGACATAGATTCAATTGAATATCTTATTCCTTGAGTTCCTATTCCAGAAGCTTTAACTCCTAGGAATGGGAAATGGTCTGGACCTCTCTCAGTTTTATTATTTACTTGTACTGTACCTACCTCTAATCTGTCAGCTACATAAAATGCATCATCAATATTTTCTGTAAATACTGCACTTTGAAGTCCGTATTCTGATTTATTCGCTATCTCAATAGCTTCATCTTTATCTTTTACTCTTATTATCGGAAGAACTGGTCCAAAAGGCTCTTCCCATGCAAGCCTCATATCAGTAGTAACATTATCAAAAAGTGTTGGATATATTAAATTACCTTCTCTATTTCCACCGACAATTAGATCTGCACCTTTATCTTTGGCGTCATCTATTAATTCCATAACATAATCAGCCGATTTAGTACTAATTAATGGTACAATATCTACATCTTTTTCTAATGGATTTCCGACCACAAGTTTATTCATTTTCTCTTTAACTTTAGAAATTAATTTATCAGCAACTTTTTCTAAAACTAGAATTCTTTTTACTGCAGTACATCTTTGGCCAGAGTATGAGTAACCACCTGCTACAATATTATTAGCTGCAAGCTCTAAGTCCGCATCTTCTAAAACTATAGCGGCATCTTTTCCACCTAACTCCATTAAAAGTGGTACCATGCTAGTTAGTTTTGAAATTCTAACACCAACGTCTGTACTTCCAGTAAAATTAATAAAGTTTACACCTTTATGAGTAACTGCGTAATCTCCTATTTCGCTGCCTCTACCTGTAATTGTATTTAATACCCCATTTGGCACTCCAGCTTCCTGAAAAACTTTTGCTAAGTATAAACCACATAAGCTACCTTGAGTAGCAGGTTTTAATACTAATGAGTTTCCTACAATTATTGCAGGCGCTATCTTTGATGCTGATAGGTTTATTGGGTAATTAAATGGAGATATTGCAAGAACTACTCCTAATGGCTCTCTATTTACAACTGAGATTTTATTTCTTTTAAATCCAGGGAAAGTATCTCCTGGTATACTTTCACCAGACATATTCTTAGCTGTATCAGCAGTAAATCTTATAAAATCTGCTGTTCTATGGATTTCAGATTTTGAGCTCTTTCTATCTTTACCAATTTCTCTAACCATAATATCAACAAGCTCATCAGTTCTTTCAACTAAAATATCAGCTGCTTTATACAAAATTTCGGCTCTTTCACTTATTGGAACTTTACTCCATTCTCTTTGCCCAGCTTTTGCAATATTTATTACATTATCAACATCTTCCTTTGTCATAGCAGGAACTGTACCAATTAATGAATTATCAAGTGGCGAATAAATTTCAATTACTTTGTTATCTTTACTACCAACCCATTCACCATTTATTAAATTTTTAAAGTTATTATTTTCGCATTTTATACAATTAAACATTCCTTCACCTCTTTAATACAATTTACTAATTAATATTAATTATCATTTAATAATATAATATACTAATTATTATATTATATCCAGATAAATTAATAAAATTTAATAATTAATATATTTTTATTCTTGGAAATACGGCTTATTGTTATAAAGTATGGAATATAAAAAATTACTTCTTATGAATTTTATGAAAAATTTAAGATTAAAATTCATATTAATTAAAACTTTAAGAATATCCAATACCTCTTCGTATAAAGCTTATAAAAATTAGTTATTTTAACCTGTTATCTTTAGTGAAAAATGTTCTATATCCAAGAGTAACAAACAAAACAGTGGATACAGCAGTACTACCTAATATAGCAAGCATTATACCAATTTGATATTTTATTGCAGTGATAGGAAATGTTCCAGAAAGAATCTGTCCTGTCATCATTCCTGGTAGAGATACAATTCCCATAGTTAGCATATTATTCATAGTTGGAAGTATGGCGCTGTCGAAAGCATTATTAACAATTTGTCTAGTGGCATCAAGTGGGCTTGCCCCAAGCATTAACGAATTTTCTATTTCAATTCTTTTATCTTCAAAATCACTACATAGTTTATTTGCGCCTAGTGCAATACCTGTCATGCTGTTACCAACAATCATACCTGAAATAGGAATAAAATATTGAGGATTGAACCATGGGCGAACACTAAGAACAACTATTATAAAGAAAGCTGCAGTCAAAAGAGCTCCAAAGGTCATTGAAAAAGCAATTATACTTTTTAATTCCTTTGACATTTGAACTTTCACTCTCTTTATTGAATTATAGATTGCAAAAGAAATCATAATTATAATCATAAAAGAAGTTAACCACCAACTTGGATTATTAAATACGAACATGAGAACATAACCCATTATAGTAAGTTGTATTGTCATTCTAGTTGAAGCAATCAATATTTGTTTTTCTCTTTTGATGCCTCTTGATTTAAAAATAATAAGCATTATTAGTACAAAAACATAAGCAATTGAAAGTTGGAAGACCGATAGATTCATGACTGCATTATTCATAATAAGATTTCACAACCTCTCTTTTTTCAATTCTCACTATTGAATTATTATATTTCTGCGCTATCTGCTCTGAATGAGTGATCATTATAAGTTCCTTATTGTTTTCTAACACAAACTTTGAAAAATTATCTATTATAAATTGCTCAGTATCTTTGTCCAGTGCAGCTGAAGGCTCGTCTAACAAATATGTATCAGCATCCATAAGCATCACTCTAGCTAGGCATAGTCGCTGTTTTTCCCCGCCAGAAAGGTTACCACATCCATCAGTGAGTTTTTTATTAAGCTCGACTCTTTCAAGAATTTCTTTCATTCTACTTTTTGATGCAGGAAGTTTTTTTGAAAATTCTAATCCAATTTGGAGATTATCTTCTATATTACCACTATAAATAACGGGAGTCTGACCTAACATAACCACATTTCTACGTAATAATATTGTATCAATTTTAGAAATATCTTTATTATTATAAAGTATAACTCCTTCATCGGGTACGTTTAAACGGTTTAACATACGAAGTAAAGTTGTCTTTCCACTACCAGAGGGCCCTACAACACATGTAATTGGTTTATCTATATTCAGAAATTTGATATCTAATATATTTCTAAATTTTATATTTCTAATTTCAAACATATTAATTCACTTCCTCATTATATAGCTTTTGTAATCATTTCTGCACA from the Clostridium beijerinckii genome contains:
- a CDS encoding pentapeptide repeat-containing protein, translating into MTYINENTFDEELFEDLKINCPKCFGFCCVALYFSASDGFPNNKNAGKPCLNLQSDFSCSIHKDLRKKGLKGCTTYDCFGAGQKVAQITYAGHNWKENPELSDKMYEVFLIMRQLHEMLWYLKQALSIQTNEKIKNKINNLITETEDITKSAPDLLMTLDIEVHRDNVNALLRQTSEFVRAKALGNSKTNLKRKKTIAGRLDCIGADLKKINLKGADLRGAFLIAADLKGNDLSYADLIGADLRDADIRGANLKDSLFITQSQINSAKGDSNTILPKSIARPTSW
- the mutS gene encoding DNA mismatch repair protein MutS; this translates as MALTPMMVEYMKTKEEYSDCILFYRLGDFYEMFFDDAITVSRELELVLTGKNCGLEERAPMCGIPHHAAAAYIPRLVNKGYKVAICEQLEDPKEAKGIVKRGVVKIITPGTFIDANSSLENDNTYLMTIYESNEKIGLAVSDISTGEFKTTSFDNIKITLLDEISKVAPKEILVDKNISQSLIDDIKGITTALITEKDFNEFIVSKEEIIDQFSDLEVSGLVNEREIASRVLLKYIYETQKMSLTNINLLEQYEIINYMTIDGNSRRNLELTESIREKSKKGSLLWVLDKSATSMGGRTIRKWIEEPLIIKSEIEKRLSGVSEAFSSISFNEDLRSSLKDIYDIERIVGKISNKNVNAKDMLSLKASLDKLPSIKELLGTANSELLKEYYENLDELSDIRELLEFSIKEEPSLSIKEGNIIKDGYNSEVDELRQSKLHGKEWIAALENREREFTGIKSLKVGYNKVFGYYIEISKSNYNSIPEGRYVRKQTLANAERYITEELKIMEDKILGAEEKLINLEYSLFTDIRDSIEKEIARLKKSARIISNLDGISTLALIALENDYVKPKINEDGIIEIVDGRHPVVEKVIGRGEFVSNNTTLNQSDKELLLITGPNMAGKSTYMRQVALITLMAQIGSFVPAASANISICDKIFTRIGASDDLAGGKSTFMVEMWEVSNILKNATSKSLVLLDEVGRGTSTYDGLSIAWSVIEYITGNENLRCKTLFATHYHELVKLEGVLPGVKNYSVAVKKMKDSVIFLRKIVEGGADESYGIEVAKLAGLPDDVINRAKEILLGLEGENNFDIHKVTNTEIIENEVALDINRDNSVVTITEKACESKSQYIEKVEAKDSFNKAESNKNDHRIDEKTENSSKKHKNKDSSNNMQLDFTFIEKEAFLKEVSEVDILSLNPMEAMNTLYRLVAEAKKLNN
- a CDS encoding acyltransferase family protein, which encodes METKNDIHYGMVDVLRLVFAIAVVSIHTMAFKSVNDDLWIATSMGIARLAVPFFFMVSGYFLYNRIGSEKEPKSTIKHLLRIYFLWVLIEIIALFPLVLSSLSAPPILIIERLLFAGVTGSLWYISSLIITIFIISPLLKRDKLFFLFIIGFVLYLFGTTGDTYYGLFEKTMINPLINGYTSIFMLPQIGITESILFVSLGAIVSKYKLNEKIQKSGLLSILSIILLLIETFVLNKTGIAKDANMYLSAIIAAPLILIWAINSTKNISTKVSKACREYSLGIYCSHQIVMIWLAMFIPVLFANTILRFICSLLLSALIITILRKTKIRKILLR
- a CDS encoding NADP-dependent glyceraldehyde-3-phosphate dehydrogenase, producing MFNCIKCENNNFKNLINGEWVGSKDNKVIEIYSPLDNSLIGTVPAMTKEDVDNVINIAKAGQREWSKVPISERAEILYKAADILVERTDELVDIMVREIGKDRKSSKSEIHRTADFIRFTADTAKNMSGESIPGDTFPGFKRNKISVVNREPLGVVLAISPFNYPINLSASKIAPAIIVGNSLVLKPATQGSLCGLYLAKVFQEAGVPNGVLNTITGRGSEIGDYAVTHKGVNFINFTGSTDVGVRISKLTSMVPLLMELGGKDAAIVLEDADLELAANNIVAGGYSYSGQRCTAVKRILVLEKVADKLISKVKEKMNKLVVGNPLEKDVDIVPLISTKSADYVMELIDDAKDKGADLIVGGNREGNLIYPTLFDNVTTDMRLAWEEPFGPVLPIIRVKDKDEAIEIANKSEYGLQSAVFTENIDDAFYVADRLEVGTVQVNNKTERGPDHFPFLGVKASGIGTQGIRYSIESMSRPKATVINLVR
- a CDS encoding ABC transporter permease; the protein is MNNAVMNLSVFQLSIAYVFVLIMLIIFKSRGIKREKQILIASTRMTIQLTIMGYVLMFVFNNPSWWLTSFMIIIMISFAIYNSIKRVKVQMSKELKSIIAFSMTFGALLTAAFFIIVVLSVRPWFNPQYFIPISGMIVGNSMTGIALGANKLCSDFEDKRIEIENSLMLGASPLDATRQIVNNAFDSAILPTMNNMLTMGIVSLPGMMTGQILSGTFPITAIKYQIGIMLAILGSTAVSTVLFVTLGYRTFFTKDNRLK
- a CDS encoding ABC transporter ATP-binding protein, coding for MFEIRNIKFRNILDIKFLNIDKPITCVVGPSGSGKTTLLRMLNRLNVPDEGVILYNNKDISKIDTILLRRNVVMLGQTPVIYSGNIEDNLQIGLEFSKKLPASKSRMKEILERVELNKKLTDGCGNLSGGEKQRLCLARVMLMDADTYLLDEPSAALDKDTEQFIIDNFSKFVLENNKELIMITHSEQIAQKYNNSIVRIEKREVVKSYYE